The following are encoded in a window of Sminthopsis crassicaudata isolate SCR6 chromosome 5, ASM4859323v1, whole genome shotgun sequence genomic DNA:
- the AGR3 gene encoding anterior gradient protein 3 isoform X2, translating to MSQSALSLLLLVTFSTSLTVAVRKDKRAPQTLSRGWGDDITWVQTYEEGLFQAKKSNKPLMVIHHLEDCQYCQALKKAFANSDEIQEMAQTSFVMLNLMHETTDKNLSPDGQYVPRIMFVDPSLTVRADITGRYSNRLYTYEPQDLPVLIENMKKALRLIQKEL from the exons ATGTCACAATCAGCTTTGTCCCTCCTCCTGCTTGTGACCTTCTCTACCAGCCTCACCGTGGCCGTCAGAAAGGACAAGAGAGCTCCTCAGACTCTCTCCAGAG GATGGGGTGATGACATCACTTGGGTACAGACTTATGAAGAGGGGCTCTTCCAAGCCAAGAAGAG TAACAAGCCCCTGATGGTCATTCATCATCTGGAGGACTGCCAGTATTGCCAAG CCTTAAAGAAGGCCTTTGCCAACAGTGATGAAATCCAGGAAATGGCCCAGACTAGCTTTGTCATGCTCAACCTTATG cATGAAACTACAGACAAGAACCTGTCACCTGATGGGCAGTATGTGCCCCGAATCATGTTTGTGG ATCCCTCTTTAACAGTCAGAGCTGACATCACCGGGAGATACTCTAATAGACTCTACACATATGAACCCCAAGATTTGCCAGTGT taatagaAAACATGAAGAAAGCCTTACGACTCATCCAAAAGGAGTTATAA
- the AGR3 gene encoding anterior gradient protein 3 isoform X1, translated as MRTGEKSTKILRHITLWNSAVHNHPVGHRGLRRVPLEERMSQSALSLLLLVTFSTSLTVAVRKDKRAPQTLSRGWGDDITWVQTYEEGLFQAKKSNKPLMVIHHLEDCQYCQALKKAFANSDEIQEMAQTSFVMLNLMHETTDKNLSPDGQYVPRIMFVDPSLTVRADITGRYSNRLYTYEPQDLPVLIENMKKALRLIQKEL; from the exons ATGAGAACCGGGGAGAAGAGCACCAAGATTCTCAGACACATCACACTCTGGAACTCTGCAG TGCACAATCACCCTGTTGGTCACCGAGGGCTTCGCCGTGTTCCTCTAGAAGAAAGGATGTCACAATCAGCTTTGTCCCTCCTCCTGCTTGTGACCTTCTCTACCAGCCTCACCGTGGCCGTCAGAAAGGACAAGAGAGCTCCTCAGACTCTCTCCAGAG GATGGGGTGATGACATCACTTGGGTACAGACTTATGAAGAGGGGCTCTTCCAAGCCAAGAAGAG TAACAAGCCCCTGATGGTCATTCATCATCTGGAGGACTGCCAGTATTGCCAAG CCTTAAAGAAGGCCTTTGCCAACAGTGATGAAATCCAGGAAATGGCCCAGACTAGCTTTGTCATGCTCAACCTTATG cATGAAACTACAGACAAGAACCTGTCACCTGATGGGCAGTATGTGCCCCGAATCATGTTTGTGG ATCCCTCTTTAACAGTCAGAGCTGACATCACCGGGAGATACTCTAATAGACTCTACACATATGAACCCCAAGATTTGCCAGTGT taatagaAAACATGAAGAAAGCCTTACGACTCATCCAAAAGGAGTTATAA